From the genome of Vicia villosa cultivar HV-30 ecotype Madison, WI linkage group LG2, Vvil1.0, whole genome shotgun sequence, one region includes:
- the LOC131652570 gene encoding uncharacterized protein LOC131652570 isoform X2, whose amino-acid sequence MDFIHVAHNLYHIVVTIVNLGLQLLWYFLQIIVSAWYYILAVGNLFESYFISYGVLKKYKSLRMGKLRYLAVVIESEDAYQTSKVVKLLQWLDSVGVKNVCLYDMNGVLKKSKVAIFQEMKNAKSIEEVNDAVTHHVPDHMTLEFVSYVDGKEAVAKAANLIFVENSKRHNLGGELDCQILLESHLNQALQIVGCKGPEPDLLLVYGPVRSHLGFPAWRIRYTEIVHMGSLNFMRHGSLIKAIYNFTKVHQNYGT is encoded by the exons ATGGATTTCATACATGTAGCTCACAACTTGTATCATATTGTTGTCACT ATTGTAAATCTTGGGCTTCAACTATTATGGTACTTTCTGCAAATCATTGTCAGCGCTTGGTATTACATATTAGCCGTGGGTAATTTGTTTGAAAGCTATTTCATCTCTTATGGAGTATTGAAAAAATACAAGTCTCTTCGTATGGGAAAGCTTCGGTACCTTGCCGTTGTCATAGAGAGTGAAGATGCTTATCAAACATCAAAGGTTGTTAAACTTTTGCAGTGGCTGGACTCAGTTGGTGTTAAAAATGTATGCCTTTATGACATGAATG gagtgttgaaaaagtcaaaggTGGCCATATTTCAAGAAATGAAGAATGCAAAATCCATAGAG GAAGTTAATGATGCTGTGACACACCATGTACCAGATCACATGACCCTAGAATTTGTTTCTTATGTTGATGGGAAGGAAGCAGTGGCCAAAGCAGCTAACTTGATTTTTGTTGAGAATTCGAAACGACATAACTTAGGTGGAGAACTGGATTGCCAGATATTATTAGAGTCTCACCTGAATCAGGCACTGCAAATTGTTG GTTGCAAAGGCCCTGAACCTGACCTTTTACTGGTTTATGGACCTGTTAGGAGCCATCTTGGTTTTCCTGCCTGGAGAATTCGGTATACAGAGATAGT GCATATGGGATCGTTGAACTTCATGAGACACGGTTCCTTAATTAAAGCCATTTACAACTTCACAAAAGTGCACCAAAATTATG GTACATAG
- the LOC131652570 gene encoding uncharacterized protein LOC131652570 isoform X1: MHATNSLHSTLINFIRIMDFIHVAHNLYHIVVTIVNLGLQLLWYFLQIIVSAWYYILAVGNLFESYFISYGVLKKYKSLRMGKLRYLAVVIESEDAYQTSKVVKLLQWLDSVGVKNVCLYDMNGVLKKSKVAIFQEMKNAKSIEEVNDAVTHHVPDHMTLEFVSYVDGKEAVAKAANLIFVENSKRHNLGGELDCQILLESHLNQALQIVGCKGPEPDLLLVYGPVRSHLGFPAWRIRYTEIVHMGSLNFMRHGSLIKAIYNFTKVHQNYGT, from the exons ATGCATGCAACAAATTCACTGCACAGTACGCTAATCAATTTCATTAG GATAATGGATTTCATACATGTAGCTCACAACTTGTATCATATTGTTGTCACT ATTGTAAATCTTGGGCTTCAACTATTATGGTACTTTCTGCAAATCATTGTCAGCGCTTGGTATTACATATTAGCCGTGGGTAATTTGTTTGAAAGCTATTTCATCTCTTATGGAGTATTGAAAAAATACAAGTCTCTTCGTATGGGAAAGCTTCGGTACCTTGCCGTTGTCATAGAGAGTGAAGATGCTTATCAAACATCAAAGGTTGTTAAACTTTTGCAGTGGCTGGACTCAGTTGGTGTTAAAAATGTATGCCTTTATGACATGAATG gagtgttgaaaaagtcaaaggTGGCCATATTTCAAGAAATGAAGAATGCAAAATCCATAGAG GAAGTTAATGATGCTGTGACACACCATGTACCAGATCACATGACCCTAGAATTTGTTTCTTATGTTGATGGGAAGGAAGCAGTGGCCAAAGCAGCTAACTTGATTTTTGTTGAGAATTCGAAACGACATAACTTAGGTGGAGAACTGGATTGCCAGATATTATTAGAGTCTCACCTGAATCAGGCACTGCAAATTGTTG GTTGCAAAGGCCCTGAACCTGACCTTTTACTGGTTTATGGACCTGTTAGGAGCCATCTTGGTTTTCCTGCCTGGAGAATTCGGTATACAGAGATAGT GCATATGGGATCGTTGAACTTCATGAGACACGGTTCCTTAATTAAAGCCATTTACAACTTCACAAAAGTGCACCAAAATTATG GTACATAG
- the LOC131652571 gene encoding pentatricopeptide repeat-containing protein At1g06710, mitochondrial-like produces the protein MRRNRELKSLLSRSLQFSSSSQHTLPGLLHPSDATFSTPTPSPTPDLSQDYAFLRNTLLNSTSTQTLPSGDSPHDAVSISNAIRAGFDIETNQFFRQFRGRLSESLVMQVMNNVNNPELCVKFFLWAGRQIGYTHTPLVFDKLLELLGCNGTGNDRVPLKFLKKIRDDDSDLLRRLLNFLVRKCCRNGWWNMALEEMGRLKDFGYKPSQTTYNALVQVFLRADKLDTAYLVKREMLSYGFVMDRYTVSCFAYSLCKNGKCRDALDLIEEIVPDTVFYNRMVSGLCEASLFEEAMDMLHRMRSSSCIPNVVTYRILLSGCLRKGQLGRCKRILSMMITEGCYPNREIFNSLVHAYCKSRDYSYAYKLFKKMIKCGCQPGYLVYNIFIGSICSNEEQPSSDILELAEKAYSEMLDSGVVLNKVNVSNFARCLCGAGKFDKAFKIICEMMGKGFVPDDSTYSKVIGFLCDASKVEKAFSLLEEMKRNGIVPSVYTYTILIDSFCKAGLIQQARKWFNEMLSEGCSPNVVTYTALIHAYLKARKVSDANELFDMMLLEGCKPNVVTYTALIDGHCKAGQIEKACQIYARMRGDVESSDIDKYFKLDHDNSEGPNVITYGALVDGLCKANKVKEARELLDTMSSHGCEPNHIVYDAVIDGFCKIGKLQDAQEVFAKMSERGYSPNLYTYSSLIDCLFKDNRLDLVLKVLSKMLESSCTPNVVIYTEMVDGLCKVGKTDEAYKLMLKMEEKGCNPNVVTYTAMIDGFGKLGKIEQCLELYRDMCSKGCAPNFITYRVLINHCCSNGLLDEAYKLLDEMKQTYWPKHILSHRKIIEGFSQEFITSIGLLDELSENESVPIDSFYRILIDNYIKAGRLEVAVNLLEEISSSPNLAVANKYLYTSLIENLSRASNVDKALELYASMISKNVVPDLSTLVHLIKGLIKVDKWQEALQLSDSICQMDIRWLHEEAWSS, from the exons ATGAGGAGGAACAGAGAGTTGAAATCTCTACTCTCTCGCTCTCTCCAATTCTCCTCTTCTTCCCAACACACTCTCCCTGGCTTGCTTCATCCCAGCGACGCCACTTTTTCAACCCCAACACCATCCCCAACCCCTGATTTATCACAAGACTACGCATTCCTCCGCAACACTTTACTCAATTCCACTTCCACACAAACCCTCCCTTCCGGTGACTCCCCTCACGACGCCGTTTCAATTTCAAACGCAATCAGAGCCGGTTTCGACATCGAAACCAATCAATTTTTTAGACAGTTTCGTGGTAGGTTATCCGAGTCTTTGGTAATGCAGGTCATGAATAATGTCAACAACCCTGAGTTGTGCGTAAAGTTTTTCTTATGGGCCGGTCGGCAAATCGGTTACACTCACACTCCACTTGTGTTTGATAAATTGCTTGAGTTGTTGGGGTGTAACGGCACTGGAAATGATAGAGTGCCAttgaagtttttgaagaaaattagGGATGATGATAGCGATTTGCTTCGTAGGTTGCTTAATTTTCTTGTTCGAAAGTGTTGTCGAAATGGGTGGTGGAATATGGCTCTGGAAGAGATGGGAAGGCTTAAGGATTTTGGTTACAAGCCTTCTCAGACTACTTATAATGCTTTGGTTCAGGTTTTTCTTAGAGCTGATAAGTTGGATACTGCTTATTTGGTTAAGAGAGAGATGTTGAGTTATGGGTTTGTTATGGATAGGTATACTGTTAGTTGCTTTGCTTATTCCTTGTGTAAAAATGGGAAATGTAGAGATGCTTTGGATTTGATTGAGGAGATTGTGCCTGATACTGTTTTTTATAATAGGATGGTTTCTGGGTTGTGTGAGGCTTCGCTTTTTGAAGAAGCGATGGATATGTTGCATAGAATGCGGTCTAGCTCTTGCATTCCTAATGTTGTCACTTATAGGATTTTGCTTTCTGGTTGTTTGAGAAAAGGACAGCTCGGGAGGTGTAAGAGGATTTTGAGTATGATGATTACGGAGGGATGTTATCCGAATCGTGAAATATTTAATTCTCTTGTACATGCTTATTGTAAATCAAGGGATTACTCCTATGCCTATAAGTtgtttaagaaaatgattaagtgCGGGTGCCAGCCAGGATATCTGGTTTATAATATATTCATTGGTAGTATATGTAGCAATGAGGAACAGCCTAGCTCGGATATTTTAGAATTGGCAGAGAAAGCTTATAGTGAGATGCTTGATTCAGGGGTTGTATTAAATAAGGTCAATGTCAGCAATTTTGCGCGGTGTCTTTGTGGAGCTGGAAAATTTGATAAAGCTTTTAAGATTATATGTGAAATGATGGGCAAGGGTTTTGTCCCCGATGATAGTACTTATTCTAAAGTGATTGGCTTCCTTTGTGACGCTTCTAAGGTAGAGAAGGCTTTTTCGTTGTTAGAAGAAATGAAAAGGAACGGCATTGTTCCCAGCGTTTACACCTATACTATTTTAATTGATAGCTTTTGCAAAGCGGGTCTTATTCAGCAGGCTCGCAAATGGTTTAACGAAATGTTAAGCGAAGGTTGCTCGCCCAATGTGGTGACTTATACTGCTCTTATTCATGCATACCTGAAAGCAAGAAAAGTGTCTGATGCAAATGAACTTTTTGATATGATGTTGCTTGAAGGTTGCAAGCCTAATGTTGTTACATATACAGCTTTAATTGATGGTCATTGTAAGGCTGGGCAGATTGAAAAAGCTTGTCAGATCTATGCCAGAATGCGAGGTGACGTAGAATCCTCTGATATCGACAAGTATTTTAAGCTAGATCACGACAACTCTGAAGGACCAAATGTTATTACATATGGGGCTTTGGTGGATGGTTTATGCAAAGCCAACAAGGTTAAGGAGGCACGGGAATTGTTGGATACCATGTCATCTCATGGTTGTGAGCCTAACCATATAGTGTACGATGCTGTTATCGACGGGTTTTGCAAGATTGGAAAGCTTCAGGATGCACAAGAGGTATTTGCAAAAATGTCAGAGCGTGGATACAGTCCAAATTTGTATACCTATAGCTCTTTAATCGATTGTCTGTTTAAAGATAACCGATTGGATCTTGTTTTGAAAGTgttgtcgaagatgctagagagTTCTTGCACTCCAAATGTTGTTATTTACACAGAGATGGTTGATGGCCTCTGTAAAGTTGGAAAAACAGATGAAGCTTACAAGCTCATGCTCAAGATGGAAGAAAAGGGCTGCAATCCAAATGTTGTAACCTATACTGCAATGATTGATGGTTTTGGGAAATTAGGAAAAATTGAACAGTGCCTTGAGCTCTACAGAGATATGTGCTCAAAGGGCTGTGCTCCAAACTTTATAACCTACAGGGTTTTGATAAATCATTGTTGCTCAAATGGCCTTcttgatgaagcatacaaactcttGGATGAAATGAAACAAACATATTGGCCAAAGCATATATTAAGTCACCGTAAAATTATTGAGGGCTTCAGCCAAGAGTTTATAACCTCAATTGGGCTTTTAGATGAGTTGAGTGAGAATGAATCAGTGCCTATTGattctttttacagaattttGATTGATAATTACATCAAGGCAGGGAGACTAGAAGTTGCAGTGAATCTTCTTGAAGAGATTTCATCATCTCCAAACCTTGCAGTTGCCAATAAATATCTATATACTTCTTTAATCGAGAATCTGTCCCGTGCAAGTAATGTTGATAAAGCCTTAGAGCTGTATGCTAGCATGATAAGTAAGAATGTCGTTCCAGATCTTAGCACACTTGTCCACCTCATCAAAGGCCTTATCAAGGTTGATAAGTGGCAAGAAGCACTACAATTATCGGACAGCATATGCCAAATG GATATCCGCTGGCTTCATGAAGAGGCATGGTCAAGCTGA